A stretch of DNA from Carassius carassius chromosome 22, fCarCar2.1, whole genome shotgun sequence:
ATTAAAGCTGCGACAATTGAGTGAATGTTGATGAAGTGTCCAACAATacacacttatatatattttttccagttATTTAAGTGCATCATGCCAGTATTTTAAGAACTCTTTCAattttggaattttcagtgtgaacgcACTACTCGCACTATTTATACAAAACGTCTTACAATAGTGCAAACGTACGCGATTTGGAACGCACCTAATAGTTATGATCTGTCATAGTGAAACCTGACGTGTCAAGAGCACGCAAGACGTCAACACGTAACGTTACATATAGTAAAACGAACAATATTTACATGTTGATCTGTTTTCATGTTACCTCTGGGGGGCAAGTCTTTGATGTTCCATGATGTTAAGGTTTTACATTAATTACGTGCAGCTAATTAGAATGGAGACATTTCCATGCATACAGATGGTAGTTAAAAATCCCGAAGACAACAAACTTGAgattgttgttgtgttttgcGTGTGTACAGACCACTATCGTGGTCCAGAGACATTTGGAGCTTTACCCGATATCCATGCATCCGTAGCACTTGTAATGAATAGCTTTTAGACATTACGGCTTGAATTTATTTAACGGAGGAGCTAATAATCCACCAGGGTCATCGCTTCGGTCCAAACACTCCGTTATTTCACCTGTTACTGGGCTGATACGCCTCAAATCCAAGTGCTTGCCAGGTAAGGGCGTGTGTAGTAAAACGGGACATGTCCGGACATGAACACAGAGAACCAGACAACTCAGCAAAGATCGTCTGCCACCACTAGGCGTCTAAAGCTAGTCAAGCTTTGACATGTCATGTCCGAACCCGCCCAGGGGATGATGAGTAGTGATGTGGATTCTAGCCCTGACATGCCTCTTTGCGTCTATTTAAACCATGGACAGGCTCTCAGCAAGCTCCCACTCATCACTAAGCCAGAGCTCAAGCACTTTATGTACAGGAAGcagagtgtatatatatagaaGATTCTTTGTTAGAATAGCCAATTTACCTCTGTTTGCACAGGTAATGTTTGTTCTGAAGTTTGCATTTGTACTGAATTGCCTCTAAATTGTTGTATGTAGTCtaactttgttttttgtttacagattgTCTACCAATATggcaacagaaagttgtttaAGCAGTTCGCAGATCAGCCAGGTTGACAACGAAAAACTGGTAATGTAGCCTTCAAGGTGTGTGTTTCTGTAATTGAGTTTTTTACACCTTGAAATTACtgagttttatttattgtaactTTAGGTAAGACCAAAAGTTCAGCTGAAAAGCCTGTTAGAGGATGCAGGTGCAGATAAAGATGTTTTCACCATGAAAGAGGTGAGGAGATGTGTTTGCTGACAGCAGTTACAGTCCATTTTATTTGATATACACtaacattaaaaagtttgggttGGGAAGATATCCTATGctaaccaaagctgcatttatttgatcagaaatacagtaaaaagagcaatattttgaaatgtcaatttaaagaaaaatttatatatattttaatgaattttaagcatcattactacagtctttaGTGTTACATAAACCTTTAGAAGTCATtcttatgtgctgatttggtgcttaagaaacatttattcttattaacataaaaaaaaaaaaagattatttatagATATTTCAAGATTTAAtttgaagaacatttattttaaaaatattttgtaacattatagatgtctttgtcccttttgatcaagttaatgcatCCTAGCtgatttaaaaggtttttttatttaccaCTATTTATATactacttttgaatggtagtatacatGTCATGCTTTATGTTTGGATATCAAAGTGGATTTATGTCAGTTTTTAGTAATACTGAACCCTGTTATATGTTGTATGCATAATTTTTCATATAAGCACCTAAGCAGTGACACCTATTTGAGAGTTTTTAAAATGAGTTTGTGGTCAAATGCCAGTTGGAGCTTTTTACTTCTGTAAGTATGTTTGATTGGAGGATGGATAGAATATGAAAATATGGTAGTCATTTAGGGTgggcttttttttcttataaattaGGCCAGTAGGAAacaactcagaacaccttagcaaccatgtACAAAATGCACTGACATCATGCCAGCAGCATTTGCATGGGCTAGTGCCATTATTCAACAGTTACAAAATCGAATTTATAACTTTTATTTGTAGTGTGCAACAATATAGATCATTTGTATACCTTTTTACTCTTGATATTTGATGTTACTTTAACTATTTTCATCTGTTGTCAACTTTGTGATGGTATGAGTCATTTTTTTATGGCTGGAAATTGTGGTTATCTGACTAACAGGAATGTATTACTCAtctgtattaaatatttaaaggggtcatatgatgcggttTCATATGATGcggaatgttcaaatgcagagttttgcatgctcacgtatgtgtgtgtgtgtgtgtgtgtgtgtgtgtgtgtgtgtgagagagagagagagagagagagagagagagaggacctacaatgatgtacagtatctgaaaaataatgtttttattatttacattatagcAAGTCAACattattctgttacaccaaatacacaaaataatgatcttaaaaTAACCACATCTTTACCATTCTTTCTGTCAGCAATCTGTTTCAGGAAATGGTTTCCCTATCGATCTCTAAACAACTTCTCTTTCTGTGTTTTTAGGTCTTGTTTTATTTGGGGAAGTATATCATGAGCAAGGAGTTATATGACAAGCAGCAgcaacacattgttcactgcgGAGAGGATGCTCTTGGTGCAGTTCTCGGGGTGAAAAGTTTCTCAGTCAAAGAGCCCCGGTGTGTATTGTGACTCTCTAACTTCTCTAGAGCAGCTGTAGTACCAGTGACCTCTGAGAATATCAGGGTGGGGTTTTAAAGCAACAGATGGCAGTTTCCTGGACATCATTTGACCTACTGACTCTGAAATGGTCTGTTGTCACCGGTTTAAGATATGAAGTGCCTGCAGTTTTGGATACAAATAGGGGGCCagtatagataaaaaaaaaaggcatacgtgtttctcttatttatttttattatttttttcaagaattgAAAGTGAAATTTGctatatgaaaatgaaagtttcatgtgtaattaaaaaaaaaaaaaaaaaattttttttttttttcagagcactCTTTGCACTGATCAACAGAAACCTTGTGACTGTGAAAAATACCGGTAATatgattgttaattttttttctttgtttttatctgTTGTTTGTGTTAAAACTGTCTTTGTTTCCTTTTACAGATATTCAGTCTACCTTCTCTGAACCCAGGAGTCAAAGTGAACCAGACAGAGGGCCCGGGGTAAATGTTCTTTTATGCTCACACACAGTATTGACCCATTCCACAGAGTTGCCCTGCTAGTGCTGTGTTTGTGCTTTAAGTATGACTGAAACTTCACCTTCTGTTCTAGGATACGGATTCAGACTCTCGCTCATCTACCTCACAACAGCAGCGCAGGAGGAGGAGAAGCAGTGATCCTGGTAAGAGCACACAGCACAGCAAAAACACACCAGCTGTGTCCTGTtgagtgtgtgtgaaagcacatgcTTGATCAGTTGGGTTAGATAGGATTTCAGATAAGAGTTGTTTATTCCAGTGTTGATGTAGTTCCTGTTTTAACAGAAAGGCATTTCCATTTTTCTTGAAATTTTCCCTCTCTCTAGCCAGCTGCCTTTAGCTCAGACAGATTCATTTACAGTTGAACTAATGtgttaatttaaaacaaacaaaaaaatttaatttgctgtCTGGTCTAACTGAAAAGTAAACCCATTTTAACAAGTGTACCGTCAGTTGGTTTGGATAAATTTAGGTTTCATGATTTCGAGCTAGTTTATTTTTTGCCAGGAGTTTTGTAAAAGGTTGAGGCGACTCCCCTTTTCAAGGACTGTTTATTTTTCCtgccttgtattttttttttctttccacaaTGGATCATTTTGTACTATTCTTTGAGTCCTGATAGAGGACTGTATGCGAGTAAACAAATTGTACCATAATGACTGCTCTCTCTGCCACTGTAGACCTCAAAAGGACACTGAGATCTGGAGGCTGTGCAGAATGTGCTCAGATGACTGCTACTTCAATGGCCCATTTTTAAACCTTAGCTACGCACACAAAGATAGTTTGTTGAGAAAGCAGCACCAGATGCACCATTTAAAACAGGGTTATTGCTCTGGGCATTGCCCCTGCTTGGCTCATAAGTGTCCAAAGTTGAGTGCATGTAACGAACAttgccaaaataaaaataaataaaaactaatgcagTATACACCTAAGGTTGTGTTTAACATAACGTAAAAGAAACAGATTGGAAATGTTTGTAAAGCCTAGAGTGCAGCATGGTTCAGTTACACAGCAGCTGCATGTCAAAACCCTCAGATGGTCATGTGAGAGGGCATGTTCTTGTGtcaaaaaggtttttttgtgCTTTCAATAGAGAGTACTTCAGCCGAAGACGATCCCAGAGAATGCAGGAAGAGGCACAAGTCAGACAGCTTCTCTCTGACATTTGATGACAGCTTGTCTTGGTGTGTGATCGGCGGCCTGCACCGGGAGAGGGGGAATAGTGAGTCTTCGGAAGCAC
This window harbors:
- the LOC132099044 gene encoding E3 ubiquitin-protein ligase Mdm2-like isoform X5 gives rise to the protein MATESCLSSSQISQVDNEKLVRPKVQLKSLLEDAGADKDVFTMKEVLFYLGKYIMSKELYDKQQQHIVHCGEDALGAVLGVKSFSVKEPRALFALINRNLVTVKNTDIQSTFSEPRSQSEPDRGPGDTDSDSRSSTSQQQRRRRRSSDPESTSAEDDPRECRKRHKSDSFSLTFDDSLSWCVIGGLHRERGNSESSEAQSNSDVGISHSEGSEESEDSESESDNFSVEFEVESINSDAYSEHDEDSLPGENEVYEVTIFAEDEDSFDEDTEITEAVCGSSQEETPELERYNSLEACLPATCLEPCVICQSRPKNGCIVHGRTGHLMACYTCAKKLKNRNKLCPVCREPIQSVVLTYMS